From Musa acuminata AAA Group cultivar baxijiao chromosome BXJ3-8, Cavendish_Baxijiao_AAA, whole genome shotgun sequence, one genomic window encodes:
- the LOC135645456 gene encoding uncharacterized protein LOC135645456, with product MAKVHSTPKYVPILTQGGEKKEGEETNPFRWMIEGFSTLLNHTAVTHRSGNFAACGFTWNLQLEIKSSVEDNEKSLCLYLFSVEVSSNTGSVVKATYELLIYDQLHGENIQINGEDYFHGSSRYGLCFMVPLKKISDPKSGLLVNDCCIFGAEVMEALSCKLVRECVSECLSLKKEINPQKYTWVIKNFLKLSAMRVSEVITSGGYSWHINLYPNVKPYPNFLAMFVVLDKFILFPSKTRVYVDYSLCLVDQINGKHEKISVRDQFSSGSGRWGLPMFLKWKDIQNPSRGFLHNETCIVEASLTVLGNVSIT from the exons ATGGCAAAAGTGCATTCGACACCTAAATATGTTCCAATCTTAACACAGGGTGGAGAGAAGAAGGAAGGTGAGGAAACTAATCCATTCAGGTGGATGATTGAGGGTTTCTCTACCCTTCTAAACCATACTGCAGTGACGCACCGCTCTGGGAATTTCGCAGCTTGTGGCTTCACCTG GAATTTGCAGCTGGAAATAAAATCGTCTGTAGAAGATAATGAGAAATCTCTCTGTCTTTACCTATTCTCAGTTGAAGTGTCGTCTAATACTGGTTCGGTGGTCAAGGCAACCTACGAACTGTTGATATATGACCAGTTACACGGGGAGAACATACAGATCAATG GTGAAGACTATTTCCATGGCTCATCTCGATATGGATTATGCTTTATGGTCCCCTTAAAAAAAATCAGTGATCCAAAATCTGGACTACTAGTCAACGATTGTTGCATTTTCGGTGCTGAAGTAATGGAGGCTTTATCATGCAAATTAGTACGAGAATGTGTCTCTGAGTGCTTGTCCCTGAAGAAGGAAATAAACCCTCAAAAATATACATGGGTGATCAAGAATTTCTTGAAACTGAGCGCAATGCGAGTTTCTGAAGTTATTACTTCAGGGGGTTACAGTTG GCATATCAATTTATATCCAAATGTTAAACCTTACCCAAACTTCTTGGCTATGTTTGTGGTTCTGGATAAATTCATCCTTTTTCCTTCCAAAACTCGAGTATATGTGGATTACAGCCTCTGCTTGGTGGACCAAATCAATGGCAAACATGAGAAGATATCAG TGCGAGATCAATTTTCCTCAGGGAGTGGCCGCTGGGGACTTCCAATGTTTCTGAAGTGGAAAGATATACAAAATCCATCAAGGGGATTCCTTCACAACGAAACTTGCATTGTCGAAGCATCCCTTACTGTTCTTGGAAATGTCAGCATTACTTAG
- the LOC135644077 gene encoding uncharacterized protein LOC135644077, producing MESSMISNHTRKDSEDTTIEFGKATNSINIGISPVKIAHVERQSSTESEESSESSDEVQAITERSRPIIRSATPRRSASPMRRVQIGRSGSRRSTALTIKSLNYFPTRERIASDRDEDENSNRDEMTEQPTKKPENTVRRMSVQEAINLFESKQKDQNLDVQKRRALGEVSSSTNKAVLRRWSAGMSESLTHSQENASESTSQDTSANLVLGVGDNKLTDVKVESDIPSGNFSATESDIVQIVKSPHLEKDSSPGLVISGAQETDDRAAASAEWSRRKEEELNQMLMNMMERRPGNYRGTNGGCGGSLSVSNEHRGDFYSQYKEKRDEKLRAENVNKHPVMETQLKVLQETLKQSKADMVSKSGVSTRKLDWSGNSQQPRRNSSPPVLHKKEDSKATATRKSLPKTSSLPTTHASWSSGTSLKASGVQQAKTSPRVTSANANLSRRKSQPTASPTPPSSKTERILHQPKGKLEAKTDVKPTLVVQGEKKQKTTPRTHKTLKANAPLPPEDDSGTATAKPSFYNKVTKKSSVVPLEAKPFLKKGTRTRPGVGPMITKTKVAQSDASSKISDTINQAEVKEPILKITESTAKVVEVDLSQQANDVDADLDTLQHNDLSVGKAETLDQSLAEVDNGLKNSVEPPVAEIQPDESIGISSAAWVEVECEEVSTGNGTILSEASVSTMFAPLSSPRVRHSLSQMLQADSNEPEVIEWGNAENPPAMIYHKDAPKGLKRLLKFGRKSKGEANVTGWASPSVFSEGDDDTEYSKNLDTMRKTALQPKSYDQQKTMPDESLCDGNSSKRAVEYHGVHDVLSGSDKFQECHVSSAATSTKATRSFFSLSTFRSNKSGETKSR from the exons ATGGAATCCTCAATGATTTCGAATCACACAAGGAAAGACTCTGAGGATACTACAATAGAGTTTGGTAAAGCAACAAACTCTATTAACATTGGCATCTCACCAGTCAAAATTGCACATGTCGAGCGGCAGAGCTCAACAGAAAGTGAGGAGTCCTCTGAGTCTAGTGATGAAGTTCAGGCAATTACTGAAAGAAGTCGACCTATTATAAGATCTGCAACTCCTAGAAGATCTGCTTCTCCCATGCGACGAGTACAAATAGGAAGATCTGGATCTCGCAGGTCTACTGCACTGACTATTAAGAGTCTCAATTACTTTCCTACGAGGGAAAGAATTGCATCCGACAGGGATGAAGATGAAAACAGCAACAGGGATGAAATGACAGAGCAGCCAACTAAGAAACCTGAGAACACGGTAAGAAGGATGAGTGTCCAAGAGGCAATTAATCTCTTTGAAAGCAAACAGAAAGATCAAAATTTGGATGTCCAGAAAAGAAGAGCTTTAGGAGAAGTCTCCAGTAGTACCAATAAAGCTGTCTTAAGAAGATGGAGTGCTGGAATGAGTGAATCTCTAACTCATTCTCAGGAAAATGCTTCCGAGTCCACATCACAAGACACTAGTGCCAATTTGGTTCTTGGGGTTGGAGATAATAAATTGACTGACGTGAAGGTGGAGTCTGATATTCCTTCAGGTAATTTTAGTGCAACTGAATCTGACATTGTTCAGATTGTTAAATCTCCACACTTAGAGAAGGATAGTTCTCCTGGGCTAGTAATATCTGGAGCTCAAGAAACTGATGACAGAGCAGCTGCCTCAGCTGAGTGGAGTAGAAGGAAAGAAGAGGAGCTTAATCAAATGCTAATGAATATGATGGAGAGAAGGCCTGGCAATTACCGAGGCACTAATGGTGGTTGTGGTGGATCTCTGTCTGTCTCGAATGAGCATAGAGGCGATTTTTATAGTCAGTATAAGGAGAAAAGGGATGAGAAACTTAGAGCAGAAAACGTTAATAAGCATCCGGTGATGGAAACACAACTTAAGGTGTTACAAGAAACCCTTAAACAAAGCAAAGCAGATATGGTCtcaaaatctggagtctctaccaGAAAACTTGACTGGTCCGGTAATTCCCAACAACCCCGAAGAAATTCATCTCCACCGGTGTTACACAAGAAAGAAGATTCAAAAGCAACAGCAACCAGAAAATCTTTGCCAAAAACATCATCTTTGCCAACTACACATGCTTCATGGTCATCTGGAACTTCCCTGAAGGCAAGTGGAGTCCAACAAGCTAAAACTTCTCCTAGAGTGACTTCTGCTAATGCCAATCTGAGCCGCCGGAAGTCACAGCCCACAGCTTCTCCGACCCCACCAAGCTCCAAAACTGAAAGGATATTACATCAACCAAAAGGTAAGTTGGAAGCCAAAACTGATGTCAAGCCAACTTTAGTAGTTCAAGGAGAAAAGAAGCAGAAAACAACACCAAGAACCCACAAAACTCTGAAAGCCAATGCTCCATTACCTCCCGAAGATGATTCTGGTACAGCGACAGCAAAGCCAAGTTTCTACAACAAGGTCACGAAGAAGAGTAGTGTTGTTCCTTTGGAGGCTAAACCCTTCTTGAAAAAAGGCACTAGGACTAGGCCTGGTGTTGGTCCCATGATAACGAAGACCAAAGTTGCTCAGTCTGATGCTTCATCAAAGATAAGTGACACTATTAATCAAGCTGAAGTAAAGGAGCCTATACTTAAGATCACTGAATCAACTGCTAAGGTAGTGGAGGTTGACCTTTCTCAACAAGCAAATGATGTTGATGCAGATTTAGATACTTTGCAACATAATGATTTAAGTGTTGGAAAAGCAGAAACTCTAGATCAAAGTTTAGCTGAAGTGGATAATGGCTTGAAAAACTCTGTAGAACCTCCTGTTGCTGAGATCCAACCTGATGAGAGTATAGGCATCTCATCAGCTGCTTGGGTGGAAGTGGAATGTGAGGAGGTTTCCACTGGAAATGGCACTATTTTATCTGAAGCCTCTGTCTCCACCATGTTTGCACCACTATCAAGCCCACGTGTCCGACATTCATTATCCCAAATGCTTCAAGCTGATAGCAACGAACCAGAGGTCATCGAGTGGGGAAATGCTGAGAACCCTCCTGCAATGATCTATCACAAAGATGCACCCAAAGGATTGAAAAGGCTATTGAAGTTTGGTCGTAAGAGTAAGGGAGAGGCAAATGTGACTGGTTGGGCCAGCCCATCTGTCTTCTCGGAAGGAGACGATGATACAGAATATTCCAAGAATTTGGATACGATGAGAAAAACTGCCCTTCAACCCAAAAGCTATGACCAGCAGAAAACCATGCCTGATGAAAGCTTGTGTGATGGAAATTCAAGTAAGAGGGCAGTTGAGTATCATGGAGTTCATGATGTCTTATCag GTTCTGACAAGTTTCAGGAATGCCATGTTTCATCAGCAGCTACCTCGACTAAGG CAACCAGGTCATTCTTCTCTCTCTCGACATTTAGGAGCAACAAATCAGGTGAAACAAAGTCTCGATAG
- the LOC135645454 gene encoding uncharacterized protein LOC135645454, which yields MAKVLSSRSSTSPRYVPILTEGGEKKAGEKTNPFRWMIEGFSTLLNQTAETHSSGNFAACGFTWKLELEIKSSGEDAEKSLSLCLFSVEASSSTGSVVKAIYKLLMYDQLYGEHIQKEGECYFHGTSQYGLCCMVPLKKFNDPKSGLLVNDCCVFGAEVMEAFACKLGREGVSECLSLKKEITPQTYTWVIKNFSKLSAKQDSEVFTSGGYKWRIQLYPNASPYTNFLAMFLILDTSVALPSKTRAYVDYSLCLVDQIDGKHKKLSVQRQFSSDGVGWGWHKFLEWKDMQNPLRGFLRNDTCIVEASVAVLGEVSIT from the exons ATGGCCAAAGTGCTTTCGTCCCGTTCTTCGACTTCGCCTCGGTACGTTCCTATCTTAACAGAAGGTGGAGAGAAGAAGGCAGGTGAGAAGACTAATCCATTCAGGTGGATGATCGAGGGTTTCTCTACCCTTCTGAATCAAACTGCGGAAACACATTCCTCTGGCAACTTCGCAGCTTGTGGCTTCACCTG GAAGTTGGAGCTGGAAATAAAATCGTCTGGAGAAGATGCTGAGAAATCTCTCTCCCTTTGCCTATTCTCAGTTGAAGCATCATCTTCTACTGGTTCGGTGGTCAAGGCAATCTACAAACTGTTGATGTATGACCAGTTATATGGGGAGCATATACAGAAGGAAG GTGAATGCTATTTCCATGGCACATCTCAATATGGATTATGCTGTATGGTCCCCTTAAAAAAATTCAACGATCCGAAATCTGGACTACTAGTCAATGATTGTTGTGTTTTCGGTGCTGAAGTCATGGAGGCTTTTGCATGCAAATTAGGACGAGAAGGTGTCTCTGAGTGCTTGTCCCTGAAGAAGGAAATAACCCCTCAAACATATACATGGGTGATCAAGAATTTCTCGAAACTGAGTGCAAAACAAGATTCTGAAGTTTTTACTTCAGGGGGTTACAAATG GCGTATCCAATTATATCCAAATGCTAGCCCATACACAAACTTCCTTGCTATGTTCTTGATCCTGGATACTTCCGTTGCTCTTCCTTCCAAAACTCGAGCATATGTGGATTACAGCCTTTGCTTGGTGGACCAAATTGATGGCAAACATAAAAAGTTATCAG TGCAACGCCAATTTTCTTCCGACGGTGTTGGTTGGGGATGGCACAAGTTTCTAGAGTGGAAAGATATGCAAAATCCATTAAGGGGATTCCTTCGCAATGACACATGCATTGTCGAAGCATCCGTTGCTGTTCTTGGAGAAGTCAGCATTACTTAG